In Paludibaculum fermentans, the genomic stretch CAGCGCACCGCCATTGCGCGTGCCCTGCTGCGAAAGCCGAAGATCCTGATCCTCGACGATGCGCTGTCCGCCGTCGACACGATCACGGAAGAGCGGATCCTGCACGGCCTGCGCAACCAGAGCGGCAGCCGCACGACGATTCTCATCTCGCACCGTGTCTCCACCGTGCGCGATGCCGACTGCATCTACGTGCTGGACGAAGGACGCGTTGTCGAACGCGGCACTCACGCGGAGCTCATTGCGACCGGCGGCTACTACGCCGAACTGCACCAGAAGCAGTTGCTGGAAGAAGAGCTCGAGCAGATCTGACGCGCGGCACGCCATTCGAATTCTGTGTCGACCGGCAATACCGGACTTCCTTAACTGATATATCATCGGAGCATGTTCTCCGAATCCAGCCGTCGATCTTTTCTTCAGGGAGTTCCTGCCGCCATGGCCGCGGCTTCCGCAGTCCCCGTCTTGAATGCCGCCGTTGACCCCGTCCCCGGCGATGTCCGACTTGGTGTGGCCAGCTACTCCTTCCGTGAATTCAGCCGCTCCCTCGCGATCAAGGGCACGAAGGCGCTGAATACGCCCTACCTCTGCATCAAGGAGTTTCACGCGCTCTACCGCTCCACCCCCGAGGAACTGGACAAGGCCAAGGCCGACTTCCAGAAGGCTGGCCTGACGCTCACCGGCGGCGGCACGGTCTACATGCTGAAGGACGACATGGCCGACATCAAGACGTACTTCGAGTACGCCAAGCGGCTGGGCATGCCCATGATGAACATCGGCGCCACGGCCAAGTCGCTGCCGATGATTGAGAAGACCCTGAAGGATTACGACATCCAGATCGCGGTCCACAACCATGGTCCGGAGGACAAGCACTTCCCCGCCCCGTCCGACGCGCTGAAGCTGATGAAGGACATGGATCCGCGCATGGGCGTCTGCATCGACGTGGGCCACACCACCCGCACGGGCAAGAATGTCATTGAAGAGATCCAGGCCGCCGGACCGCGCCTGCTGGACATGCACATCAAGGATCTGCGCGACCTGATGAACCGCGACAGCCAGGTGGATGTAGGCGACGGCCAGATGCCGATCGTCGGCATTTTCAAACAACTGAAGAAGATGAACTACAAGGGCATCGTGCATCTCGAGTACGAGATCAATGCCGACAACCCGCTGCCCGGCATGCAGAAGAGCTTCGCCTACATGCGCGGCGTCAACGCAGCCCTGCGGGCGTAGCCGGAGCGTTCCCAATCAAGACCGGAGCCATCGCCGTAGCTCCGGTCTTTTGCTGTCCGGACCCGCCGCTACTTCTTCTTCGGCCGGCTGGACGGCGCGAACCAGCCCGTCGACGGGGCACCGATCCACGCGGCGGCCATCTCCACCCTGGCGATGATCTGGATCTCCGTGTCGGGCACCTTCTCCAGCAGCGGCTCGGCCGCCAGGCCCAGTGAGCGCGCGGCGCGGTGGAACAGCAGTTTGAAGAGCTGGGTCGAGGTCCAGACCGCCTTCGTATAGGGGTTAGGGTCGTCCGGATTCGCCTCCTGCTTGTAGACCACACGCGCGTCCGCAATGCCCTTCTCCAGCGCCTTCAACGCCAACTCCGGATCCTGGATCTTCGCGGCCGACACCGCCACCGCGCCCCAGCCATTCGCCCGCCAGTCCGGCGTCTTGATCGCTTCGAGCGTCTCCACGCACTTGCCCAGCAGGCTGTGCGCTTCGGCCGGATCCTTGGAGCCCGCCATCATGGCCACCATCTCGATCACCCGCGCCTGCAGTTGCGGTGAAGGCAGTTGCGCGGCCGCCTCCAGGGTCCTCGCCGGATCCTTATTGATGGAGCGCATGGCTTCGGTCATCTTCTGCGTCTCGAAGGCCAGTACCCCGGCGCGCTGTTCGATCTCCGCCTGCGACTGGCCGGGCCGGATGGTGCCGCGCGTCGTCACCGTCTCCCCCTGCCCGGCTTCGATGGACGCCTTGCCGCGCGGATAGCGTTCCAACACGGCCTGCAAGCCTGGCCGCCGCGCAATCTCCTTGGCCCAGGCGGGATCGACGTCCGCGATGAGATCCAGCGCATTGAAGATCTCGACGTCCTTCGGATCTGTGAGCGTCACCGTACCGCTGGGGGCCACCATGGTCTGGCTGTGGGGTTCCGGCAGCCCTTTGCCATCGAGCACCGCCTTGCCCAGCAGCCGCACGGCCTGCTGAAAGGTCTGCTCCGGCATCTCCTTCCGGAAAGTGCGGATGAAGCGCTCGAACGGCTCAGTCTGCGGACGCTGCTGGAAGCCGACCAGCGCCTGGGAGAACAGCAACTGGCGGCGGTCGTCGCCCGGCGGTTGGGCCTGGACCACGAGTGCGATGGCGTCGAAGGGATACGCTCCGCCCACTACCATCTGGTCGAGGAACTCAGCGGCCCGTTCGAGACGCTTCTTCGCCAGCAACTGGCGTGTGATCTCGATGAGCG encodes the following:
- a CDS encoding sugar phosphate isomerase/epimerase family protein: MAAASAVPVLNAAVDPVPGDVRLGVASYSFREFSRSLAIKGTKALNTPYLCIKEFHALYRSTPEELDKAKADFQKAGLTLTGGGTVYMLKDDMADIKTYFEYAKRLGMPMMNIGATAKSLPMIEKTLKDYDIQIAVHNHGPEDKHFPAPSDALKLMKDMDPRMGVCIDVGHTTRTGKNVIEEIQAAGPRLLDMHIKDLRDLMNRDSQVDVGDGQMPIVGIFKQLKKMNYKGIVHLEYEINADNPLPGMQKSFAYMRGVNAALRA